The Vicinamibacterales bacterium genome contains a region encoding:
- a CDS encoding IlvD/Edd family dehydratase: MSTRTYRSAAWFGKHDKDGFIHRSWMRNQGLPADVFDGRPVVGICNTWSELTPCNAHLRAIAEHVKRGVWESGGLPLEFPVMSTGESNMRPTAMLYRNLVSMDVEESIRANPIDGVVLLCGCDKTTPSLVMGAASCDVPALVVSGGPMLNGKYCGQDIGSGTDVWKFSEDVKAGIMTAEQFMDAEACMSRSAGHCMVMGTASTMASMVEALGLGLPFNATLPAVDARRHALAHLAGRRIVALIEQDVRLSHILTRPAFENAIRVNGALGGSTNAVIHLLAMAGRVGVPLCLDDWDRLGRDVPTLVDLKPSGRFLMEDFHYAGGLPAVIRTLGERGLIHRDAMTVNGRTLWENCHDASRWNAEVIRPIDRPLAESGGVAVLRGNLAPDGAVLKPSAASAHLMQHRGRAIVFDDIEDYKARINDPALGADPSSVLVLRNSGPVGYPGMAEVGNMGLPPALLKQGITDMVRISDARMSGTAYGTVVLHICPEAAVGGPLALVREGDYIELDVAARRLHLDVSDEELARRRAAWQPPPAPPPSGYVHMYVRHVQQADKGADLDFLRGCRGHGIPRESH; this comes from the coding sequence GTGAGCACGCGCACCTACCGATCGGCCGCCTGGTTCGGCAAGCACGACAAGGACGGCTTCATCCACCGCAGCTGGATGCGCAACCAGGGGCTGCCCGCGGACGTCTTCGACGGGCGTCCCGTCGTCGGCATCTGCAACACCTGGTCGGAGCTGACCCCCTGCAACGCCCACCTGCGCGCCATCGCCGAGCACGTGAAGCGCGGGGTGTGGGAATCGGGCGGGCTGCCGCTCGAGTTCCCCGTCATGTCGACCGGCGAGTCGAACATGCGGCCGACGGCGATGCTCTACCGCAATCTGGTCAGCATGGACGTCGAGGAGTCGATCCGCGCGAATCCGATCGACGGCGTCGTGCTCCTGTGCGGCTGCGACAAGACGACGCCGTCGCTCGTCATGGGGGCGGCGAGCTGCGACGTGCCGGCGCTGGTCGTCTCCGGCGGGCCGATGCTCAACGGCAAGTACTGCGGGCAGGACATCGGATCCGGCACCGACGTGTGGAAGTTCAGCGAGGACGTCAAGGCCGGCATCATGACCGCCGAGCAGTTCATGGACGCGGAGGCGTGCATGTCACGCTCCGCCGGCCACTGCATGGTGATGGGCACGGCGTCGACGATGGCATCGATGGTCGAGGCGCTCGGGCTCGGGCTGCCGTTCAATGCCACGCTGCCGGCCGTCGATGCGCGCCGTCATGCGCTGGCGCACCTCGCCGGCCGCCGCATCGTCGCGCTGATCGAGCAGGACGTCCGGCTGTCGCACATCCTCACCCGGCCGGCGTTCGAGAACGCGATCCGGGTCAACGGCGCGCTGGGCGGCTCCACGAACGCGGTGATTCACCTGCTGGCGATGGCCGGCCGCGTCGGCGTGCCGCTCTGCCTCGACGACTGGGATCGTCTCGGCCGCGACGTGCCGACGCTGGTCGATCTCAAGCCGTCCGGGCGCTTCCTGATGGAGGACTTCCACTACGCCGGCGGCCTGCCCGCGGTGATTCGAACGCTCGGCGAGCGCGGCTTGATCCATCGCGACGCGATGACGGTGAACGGCCGCACCCTGTGGGAGAACTGTCACGACGCGTCGCGCTGGAACGCCGAGGTCATCAGGCCGATCGATCGGCCGCTCGCCGAGAGCGGCGGCGTCGCGGTCCTGCGCGGCAACCTCGCGCCCGACGGCGCGGTGCTGAAGCCGTCGGCGGCGTCGGCGCACCTGATGCAGCATCGCGGCCGCGCGATCGTGTTCGACGACATCGAGGACTACAAGGCGCGGATCAACGATCCGGCGCTCGGCGCCGACCCGTCGTCGGTGCTCGTCCTGAGGAACAGCGGGCCGGTGGGCTACCCGGGGATGGCGGAAGTGGGCAACATGGGGCTGCCGCCGGCGCTCCTGAAACAGGGGATCACCGACATGGTGCGCATTTCGGACGCGCGCATGAGCGGTACGGCGTACGGCACCGTCGTCCTGCACATCTGCCCCGAAGCGGCCGTCGGCGGACCGCTCGCGCTGGTGCGCGAAGGGGATTACATCGAGCTCGACGTGGCGGCGCGGCGGCTGCACCTCGACGTGAGCGATGAGGAGCTGGCGCGGCGGCGGGCGGCCTGGCAGCCGCCGCCGGCGCCTCCGCCAAGCGGGTACGTTCACATGTACGTGCGGCACGTCCAGCAGGCGGACAAGGGCGCCGATCTCGACTTTCTCCGCGGCTGCCGCGGACACGGAATCCCACGTGAGTCTCACTGA
- a CDS encoding fumarylacetoacetate hydrolase family protein yields MKLLRYGPAGAEKPGLLDGRGTIRDLSGQVPDLSGAALLPESIARLASLDPESLPAVAGAPRIGPCVAGVGKFICVGLNYSDHAAESNMAVPAEPIIFMKATSSIVGPNDDLEIPKGSQKTDWEVELGVVIGRPAKYVDPRDAMAHVAGFCVVHDVSERAFQLEGTGQWVKGKSADTFGPVGPWLVTPDEIADCQNLDLWLDVDGRRRQSGNTRTMVFDVRYLVSYLSGFMSLRPGDIISTGTPPGVGHGMKPPVYLREGNDVRLGVQGLGEQRQRVIGYRNH; encoded by the coding sequence GTGAAACTGCTTCGCTACGGTCCCGCCGGCGCCGAGAAGCCGGGGCTGCTCGACGGCCGCGGCACGATCCGCGATCTCTCCGGGCAGGTGCCGGATCTCTCGGGTGCCGCGCTGCTGCCGGAATCCATCGCGCGGCTCGCCTCGCTCGATCCCGAGTCGCTGCCGGCGGTCGCCGGCGCGCCGCGGATCGGCCCGTGCGTCGCCGGCGTCGGCAAGTTCATCTGCGTCGGGCTCAATTACTCCGATCACGCCGCCGAGTCCAACATGGCCGTGCCCGCGGAGCCGATCATCTTCATGAAGGCGACCTCCTCGATCGTCGGCCCGAACGACGACCTCGAGATCCCGAAGGGATCGCAGAAGACCGACTGGGAAGTCGAGCTGGGCGTCGTCATCGGCAGGCCGGCGAAGTACGTGGACCCGCGGGATGCGATGGCGCACGTCGCCGGGTTCTGCGTGGTGCACGACGTCTCGGAGCGCGCCTTCCAGCTCGAAGGCACGGGCCAGTGGGTGAAAGGCAAGAGCGCCGACACCTTCGGACCGGTCGGCCCGTGGCTGGTCACTCCGGACGAGATCGCCGATTGTCAGAACCTCGACTTGTGGCTCGACGTCGATGGCCGCCGCCGCCAGAGCGGCAACACCCGCACGATGGTGTTCGACGTGCGCTATCTCGTGAGCTATCTGAGCGGGTTCATGAGCCTGCGTCCCGGCGACATCATTTCCACCGGCACGCCGCCAGGCGTCGGCCACGGGATGAAGCCGCCGGTCTACCTGCGCGAAGGGAACGACGTGCGTCTCGGCGTCCAGGGCCTCGGCGAACAGCGTCAACGCGTCATCGGCTACCGGAATCACTGA
- a CDS encoding FAD-linked oxidase C-terminal domain-containing protein, with the protein MRPEDLVPYSFDGTAALKQRPEAVVFPHTTAQVAACVRLAGEAGIPIVTRGSGTGLSGGSVPVPGSLVLCLVQMNALLDLDAANLTVRAQPGLVTQKIDEAAARHGLFYPPDPGSMRISTIGGNVAENSGGLRGLKYGVTRDYVMGLEVVLPDARVVRFGNQCVKDVAGYSLKDLFVGSEGTLGIITEVLLKLVPRPAARQTMLALYDRIEDAADTVSAIVTARIIPCTLEFLDRMTAVCVEEYAGIGLPTDCDAVLLMETDGHPAAVADEARQMEALARSHGAREVRRARDEAEALQLAAARRNAFSALARRRPTTILEDVTVPRSALAAMVGFIAETAAAHRLQIGTFGHMGDGNLHPTFLADERDSDEMARVHRALDAIVTRTLALGGTITGEHGVGLAKKAWLRQQLGDASLDLMRQIKQTLDPRGLLNPGKIFG; encoded by the coding sequence ATGCGCCCCGAAGACCTCGTGCCCTACAGCTTCGACGGCACCGCCGCGCTGAAGCAGCGGCCGGAGGCCGTCGTGTTCCCGCACACGACCGCGCAGGTGGCCGCCTGCGTGCGGCTCGCCGGGGAGGCCGGCATCCCGATCGTCACGCGCGGATCGGGCACCGGCTTGAGCGGCGGCAGCGTTCCGGTGCCGGGGAGCCTGGTGCTGTGTCTCGTGCAGATGAACGCGCTGCTCGATCTGGACGCGGCGAACCTGACGGTCCGCGCCCAGCCGGGACTGGTGACCCAGAAGATCGACGAAGCGGCGGCGCGCCACGGGCTGTTCTATCCGCCCGACCCGGGCTCGATGCGGATCAGCACCATCGGCGGCAACGTGGCGGAGAATTCCGGCGGCCTTCGCGGCCTGAAGTACGGCGTCACGCGCGACTACGTCATGGGCCTGGAAGTCGTCCTGCCGGACGCGCGCGTGGTGCGATTCGGCAACCAGTGCGTGAAGGACGTGGCCGGGTATTCGCTGAAGGACCTGTTCGTCGGATCGGAAGGGACGCTGGGCATCATCACCGAGGTGCTGTTGAAGCTGGTGCCCAGGCCCGCGGCGCGGCAGACGATGCTGGCGCTCTACGACCGGATCGAAGACGCGGCGGATACGGTGTCGGCGATCGTCACGGCGCGGATCATTCCGTGCACCCTCGAGTTCCTCGATCGGATGACGGCGGTCTGCGTGGAGGAGTACGCGGGTATCGGCCTGCCGACCGACTGCGACGCGGTGCTGCTGATGGAGACGGACGGCCATCCGGCGGCGGTGGCCGACGAAGCGCGCCAGATGGAGGCGCTGGCGCGGTCGCACGGCGCGCGCGAGGTCCGCCGCGCGCGCGACGAGGCGGAGGCGCTGCAGCTCGCCGCGGCGCGGCGCAACGCCTTTTCGGCGCTGGCGCGCCGCCGTCCGACGACGATCCTGGAAGACGTCACCGTGCCGCGCAGCGCGCTGGCCGCGATGGTCGGCTTCATCGCCGAGACCGCCGCCGCGCACCGCCTGCAGATTGGCACCTTCGGCCACATGGGGGACGGCAATCTGCATCCGACCTTCCTGGCCGACGAGCGCGACAGCGACGAAATGGCGCGGGTGCACCGTGCGCTCGACGCGATCGTGACGCGGACGCTGGCGCTCGGCGGCACGATTACGGGCGAGCACGGCGTCGGCCTGGCGAAGAAGGCATGGCTGCGCCAGCAGCTGGGTGACGCCAGCCTCGATCTGATGCGGCAGATCAAGCAGACGCTCGATCCCCGCGGGCTCCTCAACCCGGGCAAGATCTTCGGCTGA
- a CDS encoding PQQ-dependent sugar dehydrogenase encodes MTARLVTVSALFCAIGVAAAPQQPSAPQPPAAQPAANLKDKPVFVPDPDNQIIKSEKQTFRIEVVTPGLETPWALAFLPDGRLLVTERPGRLRIIEKGKLRPDPVQGTPKVWERQDAGMLDVAVHPQYARNGWIYLAYTEVVPGYVAPPPAPAPPPDPSADPAARGRGRGGPPSPPSMTVFVRGKIDRNNRWVDEHVLYRAPAELYTPSGSHYGARFLFDKAGHVFYSLGERGDMANAQDLSKPLGKIHRVNDDGSIPKDNPFVNTPNAVPSIWSYGHRNPQGLAWDPSGLLWESEHGPNGGDEINIIEKGKNYGWGVVTMGVQSGITERSRPGMEPPIVYYTPTIAPSGMVFYTGSKYPGWKNDLFVAALAGQQLRRLEIRGREVVHQEAVFQQFGRVRSVTTGPDGLMYLLLQNPTGAGTGLSLAASTPGMVIRLVPVSGK; translated from the coding sequence GTGACAGCGAGGCTCGTAACGGTCAGCGCGCTCTTCTGTGCGATCGGCGTGGCGGCTGCTCCGCAGCAGCCGTCCGCGCCCCAACCACCTGCCGCGCAGCCCGCTGCCAATCTCAAGGACAAGCCGGTCTTCGTTCCCGACCCCGACAATCAGATCATCAAGTCCGAGAAGCAGACGTTCCGGATCGAAGTGGTCACGCCCGGGCTCGAAACGCCGTGGGCACTGGCGTTCCTGCCCGACGGACGCCTGCTCGTCACCGAGCGTCCAGGGCGGCTGCGCATCATCGAGAAAGGGAAGCTGCGGCCGGACCCGGTGCAAGGCACGCCGAAGGTCTGGGAACGGCAGGATGCCGGCATGCTCGACGTCGCCGTTCACCCGCAGTATGCGCGCAACGGGTGGATCTACCTCGCCTACACGGAAGTCGTTCCCGGGTATGTCGCGCCGCCGCCCGCGCCGGCGCCGCCGCCGGATCCCTCCGCCGACCCCGCGGCCCGCGGCCGCGGCCGCGGCGGACCCCCGAGCCCGCCGTCGATGACGGTCTTCGTGCGCGGGAAGATCGACAGGAACAACCGCTGGGTCGACGAACACGTGCTCTATCGCGCTCCCGCCGAGCTCTACACGCCGAGCGGATCGCACTACGGCGCCCGCTTCCTGTTCGACAAGGCCGGCCACGTCTTCTACTCGCTCGGCGAGCGCGGCGACATGGCCAACGCGCAGGATCTCTCGAAGCCGCTCGGCAAGATCCACCGCGTCAACGATGACGGATCGATCCCGAAGGACAACCCGTTCGTGAACACGCCGAACGCCGTCCCGTCGATCTGGTCGTACGGCCACCGCAATCCGCAGGGACTCGCGTGGGATCCGTCGGGACTGCTGTGGGAATCGGAGCACGGACCCAACGGCGGCGACGAGATTAACATCATCGAGAAGGGGAAGAACTACGGCTGGGGCGTGGTGACGATGGGTGTGCAGAGCGGCATCACCGAGCGCAGCCGCCCCGGCATGGAGCCGCCGATCGTCTACTACACGCCCACCATCGCGCCGAGCGGGATGGTGTTCTACACGGGCTCGAAGTATCCCGGCTGGAAGAACGATCTGTTCGTCGCCGCGCTGGCCGGACAGCAGCTGCGGCGGCTCGAGATTCGCGGCCGGGAGGTCGTGCACCAGGAAGCCGTGTTCCAGCAGTTCGGCCGCGTCCGTTCCGTCACGACCGGACCGGACGGGCTGATGTACCTGCTGCTGCAGAATCCCACGGGTGCCGGCACCGGCCTCAGCCTGGCAGCCTCCACCCCCGGCATGGTGATCCGGCTGGTGCCGGTCAGCGGAAAGTAG
- a CDS encoding c-type cytochrome, which yields MHRTRVFLVALTAGILTVATGITGQQGTATVPGNIWPPPWKQMAKSIPLSPEDEMKTFSMPPGFRVELVAAEPMVDSPILIDFDADGRLWVVEMLTFLPDSSGRDSTEPLNRVSVLEDTDNDGRMDRKTIFADRLRQARALKVLDRGVLVGEPPNLWFMKDTDGDLKADVKDLVVNTFGNPNGNIEHNANSLFWAIDNVMYSSEHVWDVRWRKGRFEPLPALSRGQWLISQDDAGRIYRNVNDSPLFVDYTPSRYYLRNPNLVRTRGLYELLIEQADATIYPVRDTRGVNRGYRDPFFRPDGSSIVIQGASGPVIYRGDVYPRELRGNAFIPDSPTNLVHRMVINDAGGGRLEATNGYARGEFLASSDERFRPVALADGPDGCLYVVDMYRGVVQAGGLWSEYLTDYIRTNDMLMPVGKGRIWRVVYGNRAAPRPARPALSKAAPAQLVEALANPNGWWRDTAQRLLVERGETSAAPALTALAASAPDWRTRLHALWTLDGLDAIEPASVRKAMADANGDVRAAAVRLSERWLERDPAMRAAALALADDRHWNVRRQLAASIGEMPAADRVDPAVAILTRYGSDPIVVDAAVSSLKGIEGDVLTRVMQSKPAPAPAPGEAVSMLAAAVTKSGDVPAVQRLIDAAADAARPEWARIALLRGVDAALPSRAAGGRGGRGLPGLSAPGGRIVVTPGRGIALPAEPAALTKLAGASGTIGSLAASVSAKLDWPGRPAPMVAAAPLNAEQQKRFTAGAEIYKNVCLGCHQEDGRGKDKLGANLVESAYVNAADPAATIRIMVGGKEGSIGLMPPLGPAMTDEDIAAALTYVRRAWGHTAPPVDPLNVMEIRALSKGRTRPWTDQELEAAGRGRGRGGH from the coding sequence ATGCATCGCACCCGCGTCTTCCTCGTCGCGCTCACGGCCGGGATCCTCACGGTCGCAACCGGCATCACCGGGCAGCAGGGCACCGCGACCGTGCCCGGCAACATCTGGCCGCCGCCCTGGAAGCAGATGGCGAAGTCGATCCCGCTGTCGCCCGAAGACGAGATGAAGACGTTCTCGATGCCGCCGGGATTCCGCGTCGAGCTCGTCGCCGCCGAGCCGATGGTCGATTCGCCGATCCTGATCGACTTCGATGCCGACGGCCGCCTCTGGGTCGTCGAGATGCTGACGTTCCTTCCCGACAGCTCGGGTCGCGACTCGACCGAGCCGCTCAACCGCGTCAGCGTCCTGGAGGACACGGACAACGACGGCCGGATGGACCGGAAGACGATCTTCGCCGACAGGCTGCGGCAGGCCCGCGCGCTCAAGGTGCTCGATCGCGGCGTGCTCGTGGGCGAGCCGCCGAACCTGTGGTTCATGAAGGACACCGACGGCGACCTGAAAGCGGACGTCAAGGATCTCGTCGTCAACACCTTCGGCAACCCGAACGGCAACATCGAGCACAACGCCAACAGCCTGTTCTGGGCGATCGACAACGTGATGTATTCGTCCGAACACGTGTGGGACGTGCGCTGGCGGAAGGGCAGGTTCGAGCCGCTGCCGGCGCTGAGCCGCGGCCAGTGGTTGATCTCGCAGGACGACGCCGGACGCATCTACCGCAACGTCAACGACTCCCCGCTGTTCGTCGACTACACGCCGTCCCGCTATTACCTGCGCAATCCGAACCTGGTTCGGACCCGCGGTCTCTACGAGCTGTTGATCGAACAGGCCGACGCGACCATCTATCCCGTGCGCGACACGCGCGGGGTGAACCGCGGCTATCGCGATCCCTTCTTCCGGCCCGACGGCTCGTCGATCGTGATCCAGGGCGCCAGCGGTCCGGTCATCTATCGCGGCGACGTCTATCCGCGGGAGCTGCGCGGCAACGCGTTCATTCCGGACTCGCCGACCAACCTGGTGCACCGCATGGTGATCAACGACGCCGGCGGCGGGCGGCTCGAGGCGACGAACGGCTACGCACGCGGCGAATTCCTCGCGTCGTCCGACGAACGCTTCCGCCCGGTGGCGCTGGCCGACGGTCCCGACGGCTGCCTGTACGTGGTCGACATGTATCGCGGCGTCGTGCAGGCCGGCGGGTTGTGGAGCGAGTACCTGACCGACTACATCAGGACCAACGACATGCTGATGCCCGTCGGCAAGGGGCGCATCTGGCGCGTCGTCTACGGCAACCGTGCGGCCCCTCGGCCGGCCCGGCCGGCGCTGTCGAAGGCGGCGCCCGCGCAGCTCGTCGAGGCGCTCGCCAACCCGAACGGCTGGTGGCGCGATACCGCGCAGCGGCTGCTCGTCGAGCGCGGAGAGACGAGCGCGGCGCCCGCGCTGACGGCGCTGGCGGCGAGCGCGCCGGACTGGCGGACCCGGCTGCACGCGTTGTGGACGCTCGACGGCCTGGACGCGATCGAGCCGGCATCGGTGCGGAAAGCGATGGCAGACGCGAACGGCGACGTGCGCGCCGCGGCGGTGCGGTTGTCGGAGCGCTGGCTGGAACGCGATCCTGCGATGCGCGCCGCGGCGCTGGCGCTCGCGGACGACAGGCACTGGAACGTTCGCCGGCAGCTGGCCGCCTCGATCGGCGAGATGCCGGCTGCGGATCGCGTCGATCCCGCCGTGGCGATCCTCACGCGGTACGGCTCCGATCCGATCGTCGTCGACGCCGCGGTCAGCAGTCTGAAGGGGATCGAGGGGGACGTGCTGACGAGGGTGATGCAGTCGAAACCGGCGCCGGCCCCCGCGCCGGGCGAAGCGGTGTCGATGCTCGCCGCGGCGGTGACGAAGAGCGGCGACGTGCCTGCCGTGCAGCGGTTGATCGACGCCGCCGCCGACGCGGCGCGTCCGGAATGGGCACGAATCGCGCTCCTGCGCGGCGTCGACGCGGCGCTGCCGTCGCGCGCCGCGGGCGGCCGCGGCGGCCGCGGCCTGCCCGGATTGAGCGCCCCGGGCGGACGGATCGTGGTGACGCCGGGGCGGGGCATCGCGCTGCCCGCCGAGCCGGCCGCGTTGACGAAACTGGCAGGCGCCTCGGGCACGATCGGGTCGCTGGCGGCCAGCGTATCTGCGAAGCTCGATTGGCCGGGGCGGCCCGCGCCGATGGTCGCTGCCGCGCCGCTGAACGCGGAGCAGCAAAAACGGTTCACCGCCGGCGCGGAGATCTACAAGAATGTGTGCCTCGGCTGCCACCAGGAAGACGGACGCGGCAAGGACAAGCTGGGCGCGAATCTCGTCGAGTCGGCGTACGTGAACGCGGCCGACCCTGCGGCGACGATCCGGATCATGGTCGGGGGCAAGGAAGGCTCGATCGGGTTGATGCCGCCGCTGGGACCGGCGATGACCGATGAAGACATCGCCGCGGCCCTGACCTATGTCCGCCGTGCCTGGGGGCACACGGCGCCGCCCGTGGATCCGCTGAACGTGATGGAGATCCGCGCGCTCTCGAAAGGGCGGACCAGGCCGTGGACGGATCAGGAACTCGAGGCGGCCGGCCGCGGGCGCGGGCGCGGCGGCCACTGA
- a CDS encoding aldose 1-epimerase gives MRVPAVLAAAAVWLTIAMPQTAAAQARYRAAQTGDIVELRDTRADVVVRILTSASNAYQMTVKGEDVIRRTWTSIDDIRPRMGLNGVPLLWPYANRLDEQAFYANGQKYTFDPGLGNTGRGAIPIHGFLTSATAWKVVEVKADARSAWITSKLEFFRVPQYMKQFPFAHTLTMTYRLQEGALEVRTRIDNLSAEPMPVAIGFHPYFQLTDSPREEWTLSVAAKTHWLLDQRKIPTGETEPIGRLMADPKNVAVKAAPLDDVFSDLERDAQGRATMSLKGKAQQVDVVLGPRYKTVVVYSGAPGSVALEPMAGISNSMNLAQRGLYKDLQSIEPGGFWEESFWIRPKGY, from the coding sequence ATGCGTGTGCCGGCCGTTCTTGCCGCTGCTGCCGTCTGGCTGACGATCGCGATGCCGCAGACCGCGGCCGCGCAGGCGCGCTACCGCGCCGCGCAGACCGGCGACATCGTCGAACTGCGCGACACGCGCGCCGACGTCGTGGTGAGGATCCTGACCTCGGCGAGCAACGCCTATCAGATGACGGTGAAGGGGGAAGACGTCATCCGCCGCACGTGGACCTCGATCGACGACATCCGCCCGCGCATGGGATTGAACGGCGTGCCGCTGCTCTGGCCGTATGCCAATCGTCTCGACGAGCAGGCGTTCTACGCCAACGGCCAGAAATACACCTTCGATCCGGGACTGGGGAACACCGGCCGCGGCGCCATCCCGATCCACGGCTTTCTGACCAGCGCCACCGCGTGGAAGGTCGTGGAGGTGAAGGCGGACGCGCGCTCGGCGTGGATCACCTCGAAGCTGGAATTCTTCCGCGTGCCGCAGTACATGAAGCAGTTTCCGTTCGCGCACACGCTGACGATGACCTACCGGCTGCAGGAAGGGGCGCTGGAGGTGCGCACCCGGATCGACAACCTCAGCGCCGAGCCGATGCCCGTGGCGATCGGCTTTCATCCCTATTTCCAGCTGACCGACTCGCCCCGTGAAGAATGGACGCTGTCGGTGGCGGCGAAGACGCACTGGCTGCTCGATCAGCGGAAGATTCCGACCGGCGAGACGGAGCCGATCGGCCGGCTGATGGCGGACCCGAAGAACGTTGCGGTGAAGGCCGCGCCGCTGGACGACGTCTTCAGCGATCTCGAGCGCGACGCGCAGGGACGCGCGACCATGAGCCTCAAGGGCAAGGCCCAGCAGGTCGACGTCGTCCTCGGGCCGAGGTACAAGACCGTCGTCGTCTATTCGGGCGCGCCGGGGAGTGTCGCGCTGGAACCGATGGCCGGCATCTCGAATTCGATGAACCTGGCACAACGCGGCTTGTACAAGGACCTGCAGTCGATCGAGCCCGGCGGATTCTGGGAGGAGAGCTTCTGGATCCGGCCGAAGGGATACTGA
- a CDS encoding ThuA domain-containing protein, with amino-acid sequence MARRIWIAMLAAAVSVGAAAQQQPAVPSADAAVRAGDTRPIHVYIRAGLKSHGEGQHDYPQFIADWSKLLTDKGAIVDGSFHFPTAQELANVDVMVMYKGDAGYMTASERQVLEDYMKRGGGLVSFHDTLCGDDPAYYSTVVGGSKKHGERNFSAGTIKYTIVDKASPIMKGISDFQIEDEAFFKITWAKSPEVKVLATAPMPDGGEVVPQIWTYERTMFGGQPSRAFVWMQGHTYANFKNPQIEGMILRGIAWAAHYAADTLVDYKPPVRQGRGRGRGGD; translated from the coding sequence ATGGCTCGAAGGATCTGGATCGCGATGCTGGCTGCCGCTGTCAGTGTCGGCGCGGCCGCGCAACAACAACCGGCGGTTCCCTCGGCGGATGCCGCCGTGCGGGCGGGCGACACTCGTCCCATTCACGTCTACATCCGCGCCGGGCTGAAGTCGCACGGCGAAGGGCAGCACGACTATCCGCAGTTCATCGCCGACTGGAGCAAGCTGCTGACCGACAAGGGCGCGATCGTCGACGGCTCGTTCCACTTTCCCACCGCGCAGGAGCTCGCCAACGTCGACGTGATGGTGATGTACAAGGGAGACGCCGGCTACATGACCGCCTCGGAACGCCAGGTGCTGGAAGACTACATGAAGCGCGGCGGCGGTCTGGTCAGCTTCCACGACACGCTCTGCGGCGACGATCCGGCGTACTACTCGACGGTGGTCGGCGGCTCGAAGAAGCACGGCGAGCGCAACTTCTCGGCCGGCACGATCAAGTACACGATCGTCGACAAGGCGTCGCCGATCATGAAAGGGATCTCCGACTTCCAGATCGAGGACGAAGCGTTCTTCAAGATCACCTGGGCGAAGTCGCCGGAGGTGAAGGTCCTTGCCACCGCGCCGATGCCCGACGGCGGTGAAGTGGTGCCGCAGATCTGGACCTACGAGCGGACGATGTTCGGCGGGCAGCCGTCGCGCGCGTTCGTGTGGATGCAGGGGCACACCTACGCGAACTTCAAGAACCCGCAGATCGAGGGCATGATCCTGCGCGGCATCGCCTGGGCGGCGCACTATGCCGCCGACACGCTGGTCGACTACAAGCCGCCGGTGCGCCAGGGCCGCGGGCGTGGCCGCGGCGGCGACTGA
- a CDS encoding Gfo/Idh/MocA family oxidoreductase produces MDCTRRIFLSTASGLVLAARPLAAQASNPAIQGANNRIRIGIVGTGGRARGLMNQLKRLSGAEIVAVCDVYEPRLLQAAEIAGAGAVKHTDYRRLLDDRQIDAVLIGAPDHWHKQMTIDAVAAGKDVYVEKPISHSIAEGVEMVKAVEASKQIVQTGTQQRSWDHFILGRQLIDSGRLGQITFVQTYWYQHSRAGTYAPVTMDKLDWKAWLGSAADRPFEPARFYQWRHFWDYGGGCITDLMTHWIDVVHWYMDVDAPSSAVATGRNYNIKLWEAPDTVNATLEFPKNFMAAYLGTYVSRVDDGGLEFRGELGTLKIDRARLAFYRDDAAYAPGTHAPEPEIYIRSSGDGSIAHLQNWLDCIRSRKTPNAPIRAGHAAARTSHITNAAMRSGKPARWNAATGQITDLR; encoded by the coding sequence CCGGCCATCCAGGGCGCCAACAACCGGATCCGCATCGGGATCGTCGGCACCGGCGGCCGCGCCCGCGGGTTGATGAACCAGCTGAAGCGCCTGTCCGGCGCCGAGATCGTCGCGGTCTGCGACGTCTACGAGCCGCGCCTGCTCCAGGCGGCGGAGATCGCCGGCGCCGGCGCCGTCAAGCACACCGACTACCGCCGCCTGCTGGACGACCGCCAGATCGACGCCGTGCTGATCGGCGCTCCCGACCACTGGCACAAGCAGATGACCATCGACGCCGTCGCCGCCGGCAAGGACGTTTACGTCGAGAAGCCGATCTCGCACAGCATCGCCGAAGGCGTCGAGATGGTGAAGGCGGTGGAAGCGTCGAAGCAGATCGTGCAGACCGGCACGCAGCAGCGAAGCTGGGATCACTTCATCCTCGGCAGGCAGTTGATCGACTCCGGCCGTCTCGGGCAGATCACGTTCGTGCAGACCTACTGGTATCAGCATTCGCGCGCCGGCACCTACGCGCCGGTGACGATGGACAAGCTCGATTGGAAGGCGTGGCTCGGCTCGGCGGCGGATCGCCCCTTCGAGCCGGCGCGCTTCTACCAGTGGCGCCACTTCTGGGACTACGGCGGCGGCTGCATCACCGATCTGATGACCCACTGGATCGACGTCGTCCACTGGTACATGGACGTCGACGCGCCATCATCTGCGGTCGCCACCGGACGCAACTACAACATCAAGCTGTGGGAGGCGCCCGACACGGTCAACGCGACGCTCGAGTTCCCGAAGAACTTCATGGCCGCATACCTCGGCACCTACGTCAGCCGGGTGGACGATGGCGGGCTGGAGTTCCGCGGCGAGCTCGGCACGCTGAAGATCGATCGGGCGCGGCTCGCCTTCTACCGTGACGACGCCGCGTACGCGCCGGGCACCCACGCGCCGGAGCCGGAGATCTACATCCGTTCGAGCGGCGATGGATCGATCGCGCACCTGCAGAACTGGCTCGACTGCATCCGGAGCCGCAAGACGCCGAACGCGCCGATTCGCGCCGGCCACGCCGCGGCGCGGACCTCGCACATCACCAACGCGGCAATGCGCAGCGGGAAGCCGGCGCGCTGGAACGCTGCGACGGGGCAGATCACCGACCTTCGCTGA